From the genome of Streptomyces sp. NBC_01317, one region includes:
- a CDS encoding IS110 family transposase has product MFDAEDVGVFLGLDVGKSAHHGHGLTPAGKKVFDKPLPNSEPKLRAVFDKLAAKFGTVLVIVDQPASIGALPLTVARDAGCKVAYLPGLAMRRIADLYPGEAKTDAKDAAVIADAARTMPHTLRSLELTDEITAELTVLTGFDQDLAAEATRTSNRIRGLLTQFHPSLERVLGPRLDHQAVTWLLERHGSPAALRKAGRRRLVELIRPKAPRMATRLIDHVFDALDEQTVVVPGTGTLDTVIPSLARSLSAVHEQCRALEAQINTLLEAHPLSQVLTSMPGVGVRTAAVLLTTVGDGTNFPSAAHLASYAGLAPTTKSSGTSIHGEHAPRGGNRQLKRAMFLSAFACMNADPASRTYYDKHRARGKTHTQALLRLARQRISVLFAMLRDGTFYE; this is encoded by the coding sequence ATGTTCGATGCCGAAGACGTGGGCGTGTTCCTCGGCCTGGACGTCGGCAAGAGTGCTCATCACGGTCACGGGCTCACACCGGCCGGGAAAAAGGTCTTCGACAAGCCGCTCCCGAACAGCGAGCCCAAGCTCCGGGCCGTTTTCGACAAGCTGGCCGCGAAGTTCGGGACCGTGCTGGTGATCGTCGACCAGCCCGCCTCCATCGGCGCCCTCCCCCTGACCGTCGCCCGCGACGCGGGCTGCAAGGTCGCCTACCTGCCCGGCCTGGCCATGCGCCGCATCGCCGACCTCTACCCGGGCGAGGCCAAGACAGACGCGAAGGACGCCGCGGTGATCGCAGACGCGGCCCGCACCATGCCGCACACCCTGCGCTCCCTGGAACTGACCGACGAGATCACCGCCGAACTGACCGTGCTCACCGGCTTCGACCAGGACCTCGCCGCCGAGGCCACCCGCACCTCCAACCGGATACGCGGCCTGCTCACCCAGTTCCACCCCAGCCTGGAACGCGTACTCGGGCCACGCCTCGACCACCAGGCCGTCACCTGGCTGCTGGAACGCCACGGCTCCCCCGCAGCTCTGCGGAAAGCAGGCCGCCGACGCCTCGTCGAGCTCATCCGCCCCAAAGCCCCACGCATGGCCACCCGGCTTATCGACCACGTCTTCGACGCCCTGGACGAGCAGACCGTCGTCGTGCCCGGAACCGGCACCCTCGACACCGTCATCCCCTCCCTGGCCCGCTCCCTCTCAGCCGTCCACGAACAGTGCCGGGCCCTGGAAGCCCAGATCAACACCCTGCTGGAGGCCCACCCTCTTTCCCAGGTCCTGACCTCGATGCCCGGCGTCGGCGTCAGGACCGCCGCCGTCCTGCTGACCACCGTCGGCGACGGCACCAACTTCCCCAGCGCCGCCCACCTCGCCTCCTACGCCGGCCTCGCCCCCACCACCAAGTCCTCCGGCACCTCAATCCACGGCGAACACGCACCCCGAGGAGGAAACCGACAGCTCAAACGCGCCATGTTCCTCTCCGCCTTCGCCTGCATGAACGCCGATCCAGCCTCCCGGACCTACTACGACAAGCACCGCGCCCGCGGCAAAACCCACACCCAAGCACTCCTGCGCCTCGCCCGCCAACGCATCAGCGTCCTGTTCGCCATGCTCCGCGACGGCACCTTCTACGAATAG
- a CDS encoding site-specific DNA-methyltransferase, whose protein sequence is MATSRNSNASTSANGASVQTIMHDETRPNNPTADAPDLVTDELAAPIMVRYRRDPALDPQLVWQGKDEQDSGNLEVPAPPIYRQERIEPHYLVNELMAETRRRKVGVHEDPDEGSLFGLSAFDDGIADEFDKIDWYNHPMKWTNRMILGDSLQVMGSLAERENLRGKVQMAYLDPPYGIKFGSNWQAKTDKPRVRDGNLDDATKEVEQIKAFRDTWELGISSYLSYLRDRLVATRDLLTDSGSVFVQIGDENVHLVRSLLDEVFGPENFVSLITFKTTSGAGSFAGGTTVLAAINNYIIWYARNLDSVKYRQLYTLKQLGEAGSSGYNFAELQDGKRERFSGNPPEGARVFTADNLTSQTTRIGQTTVFPVEVDGTTYRPSKGGWKTNQVGMNRLKAANRLIGLGRTLRYVRYFNDFPAFPQNNLWDDTTTAGFGADKVYVVQTNTKVIERCVLMCTDPGDLVLDPTCGSGTTAQVSEQWGRRWITIDTSRVAIALARHRIMGAKYPAYLLADSSEGKAQEAKVRRQVPDRTVSGNDIRRGFVCERVPHITLKAIANNPDIKEGMSRSEIDAAIQKHAGYETLFDRPYENKKAIRVAGPFTVESLSPHRAIAFETDLPASERAAEQMPSGASYTETILEHIAKAGVQNGYKNERLRFESVEPISGRTLTAVGIRKDAEEGTPTRVAIALGPEYGTVDSRYIKQAAREAIEDRKIDLLLVLGFAFDPTAVQAVDDHKPISKDFASVVKERRVGRMPVMLVRMNADLAMGEELANTGSGNLFTVFGEPDIEVTETSDGRLIAEIKGLDVFNPTTGDIRAEGAKEIMLWSLDTDYNEEAFFVRHVYFSGDSTLDPYKRLKVALKAEVDQEAWESLYTTISRPFDKPESGKIAVKVVNHFGDEVLKVIEV, encoded by the coding sequence ATGGCGACTTCAAGGAACAGCAACGCTTCCACATCGGCCAATGGCGCCAGTGTGCAGACGATAATGCACGACGAAACAAGGCCCAACAACCCGACCGCAGATGCTCCCGACCTGGTGACAGACGAGCTCGCAGCCCCGATAATGGTCAGGTATCGCCGCGATCCCGCACTCGACCCACAGCTAGTTTGGCAGGGGAAGGATGAGCAGGATTCTGGCAACCTAGAGGTGCCCGCCCCGCCGATTTATCGGCAGGAGCGTATTGAACCACATTATCTGGTCAACGAACTAATGGCTGAGACCAGGCGACGGAAGGTCGGCGTACATGAGGATCCGGACGAAGGTTCACTGTTCGGACTGAGTGCTTTCGACGATGGGATCGCCGACGAGTTCGACAAGATCGACTGGTACAACCACCCGATGAAGTGGACCAATCGCATGATCCTGGGCGATTCACTGCAGGTCATGGGAAGCCTTGCGGAACGGGAGAACCTCCGGGGCAAAGTGCAGATGGCGTATCTGGACCCACCATACGGGATCAAGTTCGGATCTAATTGGCAAGCCAAGACAGATAAACCAAGGGTGCGAGACGGCAACCTCGACGACGCAACGAAAGAAGTCGAGCAGATCAAGGCCTTTCGCGATACGTGGGAGCTGGGAATCAGCTCGTACCTGTCGTACCTGCGCGATCGCTTGGTAGCGACGCGGGACCTTCTCACTGACTCGGGTTCGGTGTTCGTGCAGATCGGTGACGAGAATGTTCACCTCGTGCGATCTCTACTGGATGAAGTTTTTGGACCAGAAAATTTCGTATCGTTGATCACATTTAAAACGACTTCAGGCGCGGGAAGTTTTGCAGGAGGTACAACCGTCCTCGCTGCGATCAATAACTACATCATTTGGTACGCGCGCAACTTGGATAGCGTAAAATATCGCCAGCTTTACACATTGAAGCAGCTCGGTGAAGCTGGTTCAAGCGGATATAACTTTGCAGAGTTGCAGGATGGGAAACGCGAACGTTTCTCTGGTAATCCCCCTGAAGGTGCACGGGTCTTTACGGCCGACAATCTGACTAGCCAGACCACTCGCATTGGGCAAACTACGGTTTTCCCTGTTGAGGTAGACGGCACTACGTACCGACCTTCAAAGGGTGGGTGGAAGACCAACCAAGTAGGGATGAATCGACTCAAAGCCGCCAATCGCCTAATTGGACTGGGGCGGACGCTCCGTTACGTGCGATATTTCAATGACTTCCCGGCATTTCCGCAGAATAACTTGTGGGATGATACGACGACTGCGGGATTTGGTGCAGACAAGGTCTACGTTGTTCAAACAAATACTAAGGTTATCGAGCGTTGTGTACTCATGTGTACGGATCCCGGAGATCTAGTTCTCGACCCGACGTGCGGCTCGGGTACCACTGCTCAAGTCTCGGAGCAGTGGGGGCGTCGCTGGATCACAATCGATACCTCGCGCGTTGCTATCGCGCTTGCGCGACACCGCATCATGGGTGCCAAGTATCCCGCATATCTCCTTGCCGATTCTTCGGAGGGAAAAGCTCAGGAAGCTAAGGTTAGACGGCAGGTGCCGGATCGAACGGTCTCCGGCAATGATATTCGACGTGGTTTTGTCTGCGAGCGTGTCCCTCATATCACTCTAAAGGCAATCGCTAACAACCCAGATATCAAGGAAGGAATGTCTCGCAGCGAGATCGATGCGGCGATCCAGAAGCACGCTGGCTATGAGACGCTATTTGATCGCCCGTACGAGAATAAGAAGGCCATCCGTGTCGCCGGCCCGTTTACCGTGGAATCACTGTCTCCGCACCGGGCCATCGCCTTCGAGACGGACCTTCCCGCCTCCGAGCGCGCCGCCGAGCAAATGCCCTCCGGTGCGTCATACACCGAGACTATCCTGGAGCACATCGCCAAAGCCGGTGTACAGAACGGCTACAAGAACGAGCGTCTCCGCTTCGAGTCCGTAGAGCCTATCTCGGGTCGCACTCTGACGGCTGTGGGTATCCGCAAGGATGCTGAGGAAGGTACGCCGACGCGTGTTGCCATTGCGCTCGGCCCCGAGTACGGGACGGTGGACTCGAGATACATCAAGCAGGCCGCGCGCGAGGCAATTGAAGACAGGAAAATTGACCTTCTCCTTGTACTGGGCTTCGCCTTCGATCCGACCGCGGTCCAGGCAGTCGACGATCACAAGCCGATCTCCAAGGACTTCGCCTCCGTCGTGAAGGAGCGGCGGGTCGGTCGGATGCCGGTGATGCTGGTCCGTATGAACGCCGACCTCGCGATGGGCGAGGAACTGGCGAACACTGGAAGCGGGAACCTTTTTACAGTCTTCGGGGAACCCGACATCGAGGTCACGGAGACCTCCGACGGCCGGCTCATTGCCGAGATCAAGGGCCTGGACGTCTTCAACCCGACCACCGGTGATATTCGGGCGGAGGGCGCCAAGGAAATCATGCTCTGGTCGTTGGACACTGATTACAACGAAGAGGCATTCTTCGTCCGTCATGTCTACTTCTCCGGTGACAGCACGCTTGACCCGTACAAGCGACTCAAGGTCGCTCTTAAAGCGGAGGTCGACCAAGAGGCATGGGAGTCCCTTTACACCACGATCTCTCGTCCCTTTGACAAGCCGGAGTCTGGGAAAATCGCAGTCAAGGTGGTCAACCACTTTGGCGACGAAGTACTTAAGGTGATCGAGGTCTGA
- a CDS encoding YtxH domain-containing protein, which translates to MRYRLTFIAGVALGYVIGTRAGRERYEQLKKSARQVSQNPAVRNAAETASTVGREYAGKAYHSVSAVVGDKVGDKMPGSVASRVRSLRERSQNGRANGSGQDDWGSSAT; encoded by the coding sequence ATGCGGTACCGCCTCACGTTCATCGCTGGAGTGGCTCTCGGGTACGTGATCGGCACGCGGGCCGGGCGCGAGCGCTACGAGCAGCTCAAGAAGTCGGCACGTCAGGTGTCGCAGAACCCGGCCGTACGCAACGCCGCCGAGACCGCGAGCACGGTCGGGCGGGAGTACGCGGGCAAGGCGTACCACTCGGTCAGCGCCGTCGTCGGCGACAAGGTCGGGGACAAGATGCCCGGCTCCGTCGCCTCGCGCGTGCGCTCGCTCCGGGAGCGCAGCCAGAACGGCCGCGCGAACGGGAGCGGGCAGGACGACTGGGGTAGCAGCGCCACCTGA
- a CDS encoding BPTD_3080 family restriction endonuclease: MIENPIINPPFAEPTQHWELDNRGQPTGNLVQGRRPSETWLPIPRSRKGGKRGSARHAARQDELSGFDGILETRQGQSVIGNIRAEVDRWRKAGYPNVTPTTRRLLEYWTNVDRERKLFFAQVEAVETAIYLTEVGVKLGKSWIGDQLDLANTEHNAGLPRVALKMATGSGKTVVMAMLIAWHTLNKSATPQDARFAKRFLLIAPGVTIRDRLRVLMPSDPENYYHQRDIIPADLWPALSQAQVAITNYHAFMLKTTHEGQGLNSKTKKLLLRGKTEDPFVETPEKMALRVLKDLGGGGKGQIVVFNDEAHHCYQTRAAATDGAVTLDDLAGDEKREAAESNEDARRWFDGLRHVMAKTGIKTVYDLSATPFYLNGSGYPEGTLFPWVVSDFGLLDAIESGLVKIPRVPVDDDAEQKDVSYLNLWEHIKDDMPSRTQRGVNREDEKLPPVLNGAALSLYRHYEKSFERWGNDESQLGATPPVFIVVCNNTAVSKWVYDRIAGHEVVDAQGNRSGARGDLPLFSNYDEHGQRYTVPRTIIVDSAQLESGNPQLSTEFKAAAAEELEAFKTEYHARFPDRDVDALTDADLLREVLNTVGKKGKLGQHVRCVVSVSMLTEGWDANTVTHVLGVRAFGSHLLCEQVVGRGLRRVSYTVGQSGLLEPEFADVYGIPFQFIQTDPNQTLQSKPRPQPIRIQSMVDRELQRIIFPRLEGYRVEVADAEFFADFTEAPQFKVNEAVATQIENESIFGQKETLRIGDGSAVRIQQVAFKLAGETLQRYLTDPLGSPKPWMFPNLVALAKDWIAACVGVDNTRALEVIAQLDLERARAVELFFAALNRQEANTQSKILPIFQRYAPEGSTDAIDFFTTKQHFASQPDKCPVNFIVLDGLAGNTWEQVMALVLEGHKAVNSYVKNDHLEFNIPYHHAARSHRYVPDFIVRLNPRQEGEIDRYLIVEVSGTRKSAGKRSIKAETARNLWCSAVNNHGGYGVWGYVEVGENPATFKYHIDRAIEDLYNDGTVTGRYSDALPGDVPVEFDALFNEANFFINQGYSPPQSAGLMEGK, translated from the coding sequence GTGATCGAGAACCCGATTATCAATCCACCCTTCGCTGAGCCGACCCAGCACTGGGAGCTGGACAACAGGGGGCAGCCGACCGGAAACCTTGTCCAGGGGCGCCGGCCGAGCGAGACCTGGTTGCCTATCCCGCGCTCAAGGAAGGGGGGCAAGCGAGGCTCAGCCAGACATGCCGCCCGACAGGATGAGCTCTCTGGCTTCGACGGCATCTTGGAAACCCGCCAGGGGCAGAGCGTCATCGGTAACATTCGCGCCGAGGTGGATCGTTGGCGCAAAGCCGGCTATCCCAACGTCACTCCGACGACGAGAAGGTTGCTGGAGTACTGGACCAACGTCGACCGTGAGCGAAAGCTCTTCTTCGCCCAAGTGGAGGCTGTTGAGACAGCGATCTACCTCACCGAGGTCGGCGTGAAGCTCGGCAAGTCATGGATTGGCGACCAACTTGACCTGGCCAACACCGAGCATAATGCCGGCTTGCCCCGAGTAGCTTTGAAAATGGCGACCGGCAGCGGAAAGACTGTGGTCATGGCGATGCTCATCGCCTGGCACACGCTTAACAAAAGCGCCACACCCCAAGACGCCCGATTCGCCAAGCGTTTTCTGCTGATTGCGCCCGGGGTCACCATCCGGGATCGGTTGCGGGTCCTTATGCCCTCAGACCCTGAGAACTACTACCATCAGCGCGACATCATTCCGGCCGACTTGTGGCCGGCCCTCAGCCAGGCCCAGGTTGCCATCACTAACTACCACGCGTTCATGCTGAAGACGACCCACGAGGGCCAGGGCCTCAACTCGAAAACAAAGAAGCTCCTGCTCCGTGGCAAAACGGAGGACCCTTTTGTTGAGACCCCGGAGAAGATGGCCCTCCGAGTCCTCAAGGATCTCGGGGGAGGTGGCAAGGGGCAGATTGTCGTTTTCAACGATGAAGCTCACCACTGTTACCAAACGCGCGCGGCAGCCACGGATGGTGCAGTTACTCTCGACGACCTCGCGGGCGATGAGAAGCGGGAAGCGGCAGAGAGCAATGAGGACGCGCGTCGCTGGTTTGACGGGCTTCGGCACGTGATGGCGAAGACGGGGATCAAGACCGTCTACGACCTATCTGCCACTCCGTTCTACCTCAACGGCTCCGGCTACCCGGAGGGGACTCTCTTCCCCTGGGTGGTGAGCGATTTCGGACTGCTAGACGCAATCGAGTCCGGCCTCGTAAAGATTCCTCGCGTGCCAGTAGATGACGACGCGGAGCAGAAGGACGTCTCGTACCTGAACCTCTGGGAACATATCAAGGACGACATGCCCTCGCGCACACAGAGAGGAGTCAATCGAGAGGACGAGAAACTCCCCCCGGTTCTCAACGGCGCGGCCCTCAGCCTGTACCGGCATTATGAGAAGTCTTTCGAGCGTTGGGGCAATGACGAGTCCCAACTCGGGGCGACACCTCCGGTGTTTATCGTGGTGTGCAACAACACCGCAGTCTCCAAATGGGTATACGACCGCATTGCTGGCCACGAAGTTGTTGATGCGCAGGGCAACCGGAGTGGCGCTCGCGGTGATCTTCCGCTCTTTTCGAACTATGACGAGCACGGTCAGCGGTATACCGTCCCACGTACCATCATCGTCGACTCGGCGCAGCTCGAGTCAGGCAATCCACAGCTCTCCACGGAATTCAAAGCTGCAGCAGCCGAGGAACTTGAGGCGTTCAAGACCGAGTACCACGCACGCTTCCCTGACCGAGACGTCGACGCTCTGACCGACGCGGACCTGCTACGTGAGGTCCTCAACACTGTGGGCAAAAAGGGCAAGCTCGGGCAGCATGTGCGCTGCGTCGTCTCCGTCTCCATGCTGACAGAGGGCTGGGACGCCAACACCGTGACCCATGTTCTGGGAGTTCGAGCCTTCGGCAGTCACCTGCTCTGCGAGCAGGTGGTCGGGCGTGGGCTCAGGCGTGTTTCATACACGGTAGGCCAGAGCGGTTTGCTGGAGCCGGAGTTCGCTGACGTCTACGGCATTCCTTTTCAGTTCATCCAGACAGACCCGAATCAGACTCTGCAGTCCAAGCCACGACCCCAGCCAATTCGAATCCAATCGATGGTTGACCGCGAGCTTCAGCGGATCATTTTTCCCCGCTTGGAGGGTTATCGTGTCGAAGTGGCTGATGCTGAATTCTTCGCCGACTTCACAGAAGCGCCGCAGTTTAAGGTGAACGAGGCGGTCGCGACTCAGATCGAAAACGAAAGCATCTTCGGTCAGAAGGAAACGCTTCGCATCGGCGACGGTAGCGCCGTCCGGATACAACAGGTGGCTTTCAAACTTGCGGGCGAGACACTCCAGCGTTACCTTACAGACCCACTCGGCTCCCCAAAGCCTTGGATGTTCCCGAACCTAGTTGCCCTGGCAAAGGATTGGATCGCCGCCTGTGTGGGAGTGGACAACACTCGCGCTCTAGAGGTGATTGCCCAACTCGATTTGGAAAGGGCTCGGGCGGTGGAACTTTTCTTTGCCGCACTGAACCGACAGGAAGCGAACACGCAGTCGAAGATTCTGCCGATTTTTCAGAGGTATGCTCCTGAAGGTTCGACGGATGCGATCGACTTCTTCACTACCAAGCAGCACTTCGCATCCCAGCCGGACAAGTGTCCAGTCAATTTCATAGTACTGGACGGATTGGCCGGTAACACCTGGGAGCAGGTGATGGCGCTCGTTCTAGAGGGCCATAAGGCAGTCAACTCCTACGTCAAGAACGATCACTTGGAGTTCAACATCCCGTACCACCATGCTGCTCGGTCACACCGATATGTGCCAGACTTTATCGTCCGTCTCAATCCGCGCCAAGAGGGCGAGATTGACCGGTATCTCATTGTTGAGGTGTCCGGCACTCGCAAGTCTGCCGGCAAGCGGTCGATTAAGGCGGAGACGGCGCGCAACTTGTGGTGTTCGGCCGTGAACAATCATGGTGGCTACGGGGTGTGGGGTTACGTGGAGGTCGGCGAGAACCCGGCAACGTTCAAGTACCACATTGACCGAGCAATCGAGGACCTTTACAACGATGGCACGGTGACAGGCCGGTATTCAGACGCACTGCCTGGAGATGTCCCTGTAGAATTCGATGCACTTTTCAATGAAGCAAACTTCTTCATCAATCAGGGGTACTCTCCACCCCAGTCCGCAGGCCTCATGGAAGGGAAGTAG
- a CDS encoding metallophosphoesterase family protein, producing MLNRVAVLSDIHGVLPAQEAVLAEPEVRGADRVVLTGDIAAGPQPVQVLDLLTGLGDRVVWISGNADRELVEYRRGLRDSISDPIAPWAAEQLRDDHLGFLGALSRSLSLSVRGLGKVLFCHATPPVTMKRSSWSTPASTVGRRSSAVSIPTSAPWSAATPTCMPFVRLAHGRLVVNPGSVGMPYGRAGAHWAVLGPGVDLRTTTFDVEAAAIRVGHDSAYPGIAEWADHFPHARATDEDALEAFGPRDGRTPVA from the coding sequence ATGCTGAACCGCGTAGCTGTCCTGTCCGACATTCACGGAGTCCTGCCGGCCCAGGAGGCCGTGCTTGCCGAGCCGGAGGTGCGGGGCGCCGATCGCGTCGTGCTCACCGGGGACATCGCGGCCGGTCCGCAACCCGTCCAGGTTCTCGACCTGTTGACCGGTCTTGGGGACCGCGTTGTCTGGATCAGCGGTAATGCCGACCGTGAACTCGTCGAGTACCGGCGTGGGCTCCGCGACTCGATTTCCGATCCGATCGCCCCGTGGGCGGCCGAGCAGCTTCGGGACGACCACCTCGGCTTTCTCGGGGCGTTGTCGCGGTCGCTCTCCCTGTCCGTACGGGGCCTGGGGAAGGTGCTGTTCTGCCACGCCACCCCCCCCGTGACGATGAAGAGGTCGTCCTGGTCGACTCCCGCCTCGACCGTTGGAAGGAGGTCTTCGGCGGTCTCGATCCCGACCTCCGCACCGTGGTCCGCGGCCACACCCACATGCATGCCGTTCGTCCGCCTCGCGCACGGACGTCTCGTCGTCAACCCCGGCAGCGTCGGTATGCCGTACGGACGAGCCGGAGCGCACTGGGCCGTGCTGGGGCCGGGGGTCGACCTGCGTACCACGACCTTCGACGTCGAGGCCGCCGCCATCCGGGTCGGCCACGACTCCGCGTACCCGGGAATCGCCGAGTGGGCCGACCACTTCCCGCACGCCCGCGCCACCGACGAAGACGCTCTGGAGGCTTTCGGCCCTCGGGACGGACGGACGCCGGTGGCGTAG
- a CDS encoding IS5 family transposase (programmed frameshift), whose translation MGRGTWSWIVPDGLWEIAEPLIPPSKVRPQGGGTQDTPDETLFAAIIYVLVSGCAWRALPPCFGISKSTAHRRFLIWSRAGVWGRLHEEILHRLDDADLLDLSRAVLDSAHVRAKKGGELTGPSPVDQGKPGSKMHVLSDANGLPLLVGLSAANTHDSLALKPMIEGHQTRHDPHRGRYFKPQRLHADKAYDVPHLRKWLRGKRIGVRIARKGVESSERLGRRRWVIERTMSWLTGYRRLNHRYERYPRNYLAFLGLAAAICCYKRLAPLTT comes from the exons ATGGGGCGGGGCACGTGGAGTTGGATTGTTCCGGACGGACTGTGGGAGATCGCGGAGCCGCTGATCCCTCCGTCGAAGGTGCGGCCGCAGGGCGGCGGGACGCAGGACACGCCTGATGAGACGCTGTTCGCGGCGATCATCTACGTCCTGGTCAGCGGATGCGCCTGGCGGGCGTTGCCACCGTGCTTCGGGATATCGAAGTCCACGGCTCACCGCAGGTTCCTGATCTGGTCGAGAGCCGGCGTCTGGGGCCGGCTGCACGAGGAGATCCTGCACCGATTGGACGACGCCGACCTGCTCGACCTGTCACGGGCCGTGCTCGACTCCGCCCACGTGAGGGCTAAAAAAG GGGGCGAACTCACAGGTCCGAGCCCCGTGGACCAGGGCAAGCCAGGTTCCAAGATGCACGTCCTGTCCGACGCGAACGGACTGCCCCTCCTCGTCGGCCTCTCCGCGGCAAACACCCACGACAGCCTCGCCCTGAAGCCCATGATCGAGGGTCACCAAACGAGACACGACCCCCACCGCGGCCGCTACTTCAAGCCCCAACGCCTGCACGCAGATAAGGCATACGACGTCCCCCACCTGCGAAAATGGCTACGGGGCAAACGCATCGGCGTGCGCATCGCCCGTAAAGGCGTCGAGTCCAGCGAACGGTTAGGACGCCGACGATGGGTCATCGAACGCACCATGTCCTGGCTGACCGGCTACCGCCGTCTCAACCACCGTTACGAACGCTACCCCCGCAACTACCTGGCCTTTCTCGGCCTCGCCGCCGCTATCTGCTGCTACAAACGACTCGCCCCCCTCACCACGTAG
- a CDS encoding FGGY family carbohydrate kinase codes for MGIVAGLDSSSGFTRIVVCDADTGVVLRQGFAAHPVEPKATEVDPQAWLLSLGEAASGGLLEGVQAIGVAAQQHGMVALDRQGNLVRPALLSKDKRAQVAAADLVDALGGRQAWAEAVGSVPQHAQLISKLRWMARAEPEAAQRTALVLQPHDWLVWQLLGRPARRTTDRGAASGTGYWSARTGSYRPDLVELALGHQAALPEVLGPADSAGTTPEGLLISAGTGETMAAAFGLGVGVGDAVVSLGASGSVMAVHHEALADPSGMITSFADATGMHLPVVHTLNAVRALRGTAEMVGAGDLAELSALALKSTPGASGLVMLPYLEGERTPQLPHTAGTLTGLRRESMKPEHLARAAFEGMLCSLADAMDVLRGRGVEVRRVFLLGAAAELPAVQAAAPAIFGAQVVVPQPADYTALGAARQAAWALGVSRGTLDPRTPPLWQGAAAQVFEPGEDAAVGTAVRQQYAATREQIHPGAFGPGM; via the coding sequence ATGGGAATAGTCGCCGGGTTGGACAGTTCGTCCGGGTTCACACGCATCGTCGTCTGTGACGCGGACACGGGCGTCGTGCTGCGCCAGGGTTTCGCCGCGCATCCCGTCGAACCCAAGGCCACCGAGGTCGATCCGCAGGCCTGGTTGCTGTCGCTCGGCGAAGCCGCGTCCGGCGGGTTGCTGGAGGGGGTCCAGGCCATCGGCGTGGCCGCGCAGCAGCACGGCATGGTCGCGCTGGACCGGCAGGGGAATCTCGTACGGCCCGCCCTGCTCAGCAAGGACAAGCGCGCCCAGGTCGCCGCCGCCGACCTGGTCGACGCCCTCGGCGGCAGACAGGCGTGGGCCGAGGCCGTCGGGTCCGTACCGCAGCACGCGCAGCTGATCTCCAAGCTCCGCTGGATGGCACGGGCCGAGCCGGAGGCGGCGCAGCGCACCGCGCTGGTCCTCCAGCCGCACGACTGGCTCGTCTGGCAGCTCCTCGGCCGGCCGGCTCGCAGGACCACCGACCGGGGCGCGGCCTCCGGGACGGGTTACTGGTCGGCGCGGACCGGTTCGTACCGTCCCGATCTGGTCGAGCTGGCCCTGGGCCATCAGGCCGCCCTCCCCGAGGTGCTCGGCCCCGCCGACTCCGCCGGCACCACCCCGGAGGGGCTCCTGATCTCCGCCGGCACCGGCGAGACCATGGCCGCCGCCTTCGGCCTGGGCGTCGGGGTCGGGGACGCCGTGGTGTCGCTGGGCGCCTCGGGGTCCGTGATGGCCGTCCACCACGAGGCGCTGGCCGATCCGTCCGGGATGATCACGTCGTTCGCGGACGCCACGGGGATGCACCTCCCGGTCGTCCACACGCTCAACGCGGTACGGGCCCTGCGGGGCACGGCGGAGATGGTGGGCGCCGGCGACCTCGCGGAGCTGTCCGCCCTGGCGCTCAAGTCCACGCCCGGCGCCTCCGGGCTGGTGATGCTCCCGTACCTGGAAGGCGAGCGGACCCCCCAGCTCCCGCACACCGCGGGCACGCTGACCGGGCTGCGCCGCGAGTCGATGAAGCCGGAACACCTGGCGCGGGCCGCCTTCGAGGGCATGCTCTGCTCGCTCGCCGACGCGATGGACGTACTGCGCGGGCGTGGGGTGGAGGTCCGGCGGGTGTTCCTGCTGGGGGCTGCCGCCGAGCTGCCCGCCGTACAGGCCGCCGCTCCGGCGATCTTCGGGGCGCAGGTGGTCGTACCGCAGCCCGCCGACTACACCGCGCTCGGCGCGGCCCGTCAGGCGGCCTGGGCGCTGGGGGTCTCGCGGGGGACGCTCGACCCGCGCACCCCGCCGCTCTGGCAGGGCGCGGCGGCGCAGGTCTTCGAGCCGGGCGAGGACGCGGCGGTCGGGACGGCCGTACGGCAGCAGTACGCGGCGACGCGCGAGCAGATCCATCCGGGGGCGTTCGGCCCCGGGATGTGA